AGCCATCCACCTGCTCATATCTACAAAAACCCTTCATGAGCGAATTTAGAACCATAATTAATTGCGAAAGCCCATAAGAAAAGTTTATATTAATCCTGGCTCGTTGTAGCTAATAGATACTGGAAGGGCTACGTATAAATGTTGAGTGGTGTAGTATATGCGTTTAAGTAGTTATCCCTCCAGAAATCTCCACCTAGACGAACAAACCTTGCCTGCTTGGATAGCCATCCTGGGGCTAGTACTTATTTCATCTTTATGCGTTCTGGCAGGTGCTGGCGGTATCCTACGCTTAGGTTTCCCGCTGTTATCTTTGGCGGTAGGCTTGTTCCTATACTTGCGATATCCTGTCCTCTACATAGGTTTTACCTTGTGGATATGGTTTCTAACGCCGTGGTTACGACGCGTTGTAGATAGTCGCAGTGGCTGGGATCCACAGGGGGTAATGCTGTTAGCACCATTTTTAGTGACGCTAGTTACCTTTATTACCTTGGTGCAACACCTTCCCCGAGCATGTCGTCAAGGCGGCTTACCCTTTATCCTAGCTTTGAGTGGCGTATTCTATGCATTTTTCATTGGGCTAATTCTAAACCCACCGCTAGCTGCCGCTAGAGCTCTATTAGACTGGTTAACTCCTATTCTCTTTGGCTTCCACTTATTTGTACACTGGCGAGATTATCCTCGCTTTAGCCAGAATATTCAGCGCGCTTTTACCTGGTGTGTGCTAATTACAGGTATCTATGGCGTGGTGCAATATCTGGTAGCACCCGAGTGGGATCGATTCTGGATTATAAAAACAGAACTGGTAACCAACGGCACCCCTGAGCCTCTGGGAATTCGTGTGTTTAGCACGATGAATTCGCCTGGACCGTTTGCGAACGTTATGATTGCTGGTTTACTGTTGTTATTAAATTCTCGAGATCCTTTGCGTATCCCTGCATCTGTAGTGGGCTACTTAGTATTCTTGCTATCGTTGGTGCGCTCTGCCTGGGGAGGATTTCTAGTAGGACTATTTACCCTACTCGCATCTCTCAAGGCACGGTTTCAGATGCGCTTAATTGTTATTATCCTGGTGATGGCAGTGTGTATCATTCCATTAACAGCGATTGAACCATTCTCGGAGATCATTTCTACTCGGGTTGAAAGTCTCTACAACATTAAAGATGACGTTAGCTTTAATGAACGCTCAGAGACCTACGAGCAAAAACTCAATATTGCTCTTTCTAACGGTCTAGGTAGCGGCATGGGAGGCATATACTCTATCAATGACAAAGGTGTTTTAGGAGTGATTGTCCTGGACAGCGGCATTCTAGATATGTTTTTCACGCTGGGATGGTTTGGAGCTATTCCTTACGTGGGTGGCGTCACCCTGCTCTTATTAAGTCTGTTCCAAGGTAATGAAAATCGCTTTGATTCCTTTGCGAGTGCTGCCCGTGCCATTAGTGTAAGTGTTTTTGCCCAGCTCATGTTCGGCAGCGTCATGCTGGGGTTACCCGGCTTAATGCTTTGGGGGTTTTTAGGCATAAGCATGGCAGCCCGTAGGTATTATCAGTATCAACATAGTGTTGTCCTTGAAAAACGCTAATGTGCTCGATCTCAGAGAAAAGACATACAATTTTCGCAAGATTTACTGCCTTGGCACTGCAAGCAGATACACGATAACTTGGTTAGTCTAAAGAGCGATCGCTCTTTTAGCTTCAACCGCGAGAAGCCCCGCCCCATAGAACGAGTTGGGCAAGGAACGATGTGGTTGGGGTCGGGACGGGCAGTTGCTTCAAGTCGGCAGAGCCGCCCAACGCACTGCCCTCATGAATCGCGGGCAGGAGTTATATTTCTCGTGAGTCTGTGTTATAAACAATACATTGACAAAGCCGAAAATGCTGGTCAGTAAACTGAACCACGACAACTGAAGATCTGGGGTTCTACTAGGAAATAGACATTTTTGTGTCGCTCCTCTAGTAGGTAAAATCTTTAAGGGACTGAGGTTGAACATACTTTTGTACTTGTTCAAAGTCTGCGAAGGGGCATCTCGTGGACTTAAAATAAAGCTCATCGCATCCGAAGCAATAGCTGGAGTTGGTGAGAAGCCCAGCGCCGTCATCTTTGATGCAGCGCTGGGAGTATGTCACTCCGAGAATGCGAGTAATCTGGATAGAGATTCCATGCACGTAGTCGAGGCGCCGTAATGATACACCTCTACTGCCCCCAAGGACACGAAAATCCCGCTGGTAGCCGCTTTTGCCTGCATTGTGGCAACAAGCTAGATCTGCCGTTGACTAACGGGATCTCTGCGGGACTGTTATTAGGTGATCGCTATTTTATTATTCGTCAATTGGCACAAGGTGGCTTTGGACGCACTTATTTAGCTGAAGATACCAACCGATTTAGTGAACTCTGCGTTTTGAAGGAGTTTGCTCCGCAGGCGCAAAGCACCGAGATCTTACAAAAAGCAGAAGAACTGTTTGAGCGTGAAGCGGGTGTACTCTATAAACTGCAACACCCACAAATTCCCCGCTTCCGTGAATTGTTCCGGGTGAATAGGGATGGTAAGGGCTACCTGTTTCTAGTCCAGGACTATGTAGAGGGTGAAACCTACCGCGCCTTGTTAGACACTCGTATCCAGCAAGGGAAGCAATTTAGTGAAGCAGAAGTGATGCATTTGCTGCTTCAGATTCTGCCAGTTTTGGATTACATCCATAGTATGGGAGTAATTCATCGGGACATTTCCCCAGAAAACTTAATTCTACGCAGTTCTGACCAGCTGCCAATGCTAATTGACTTTGGCGGTGTTAAACAAGTCGCTGTAACCGTTGTCTCACAATTTAACCAACCAGGTAGTGGTAGTGCTATCTCATCAGTAACTCTGTTGGGTAAGGTAGGATATGCTCCTCACGAACAGTTACAAAAGGGGATGGTGTATCCCCATAGCGATTTGTATGCACTAGCTGCAACAGTGCTGGTATTACTTACAGGCAAAGAACCGCCAGAGTTAATTGATGAACATACACTAACTTGGCAATGGCGACGGGAAGTTAACCTCAGCCCAATGCTGGGAACTTTATTAGATAAAATGCTGTCCCCGCAATTAGGCACTCGTTATCAATCTGCCTGGCAAGTCCTCCAAGTTCTCAACAGCAATAACACAGCAACTCAGCCTTCTACTCCTCGCACGCAAGCAACCTTAGCGATCGCACCTTCTCTCGTCAGCAACACTCAAACATCTGCCACTGTTGCCTCCCCTGCTCCTAATAAACTCAGCAGCAGTTTATTACCTCTGGGAAAAATCTTGCTAATGGTTCCACTATTAGCTGGTGCAGCGGGTGTAGGTTGGTGGGCAGTGAATTGGCTTCAGTTCCAATCTACCCTTTTTAAAGGTGAGAGAACAGAGAAAACCGCAAAGTCGTCTTCACACCCAGCTGCCTCCCCGCAGTTTTCAGCGGTAGAACAGAAGCGCAAGAATCAACTGCGCGATCGCCGTCAACAGCTGGCGATTAACAATAAGTTCTATATTCAGCTAGTGAATCAAGCCTTTTGGGACAAGTATCCCAATCAAAGGGGACGTAACCTTAGCGTTACCCCTGAAGATGCTGAGTTACGCGCTGAGTGGGATAATATCGCCGCTAAATTGCTAGATCAGTTGCAACCATTGAGTCGAGAATCACGGCGACGCTTAGGTAGTTACACAGCCAAAGAGCGCGATCGCTGGAGAATGGAAGTTAATAAGTTAAACCTTAGTAGCCAGGCTCTGTACGATCTAGCCGATGCTGCCTTTTTTGAGCGGTTTCCTCAACAGCAGGGCAAGAATTTCATGAATCAGCCAATCGCTCAAGTCTGGTATGCCTTAGCAGCCGAAAAACTTGACGCCTTGATCGCTGGTAATGCTTTTGAAAGAATTGGATTTGACTCAGAGGTTATTGACAAACGAGTCAGTGGTAACCTCAAACCCGGTGAAGGAAAAGCTTACATTGCTGAGCTTGCCAAACAGCAAGTGATGAAACTCGATCTGCAAGCAAATCCTCAAGTCCTAATTTCTGTTTACTCCCCCACTGGCGAGAACGTTCTGATGGAAGATTCAAGCGATCGCACTTGGTCAGGTACACTGCCAGAAGCTGGCTTTTATGAATTTGTCGTTGTTTCTACAGCTTCAAAGCCAATGGATTATCAACTTAATATCACAACTGAGAATCATACTCCACCAGATGCTGCTACTCCCGCACCTAGCGAGACAGGGGTGTAGTAGACGCTGCTAATCAAAATCTGTTGGTAAATCTGGATTGCGGTGGTGCTGGAAAATTCGAGCAATTTGAGCAGGCATAATGCGCGTGAGAGACAATTCTGGAATCTCATCTTCACCAAAGAACCCCACTTCATCTGTTTCTATACTCGTTGATGGGGAACCGCCTAAGAGTTCGCATTGAAAAAACAGCTTGTAGACATAATGCTCAAAGGGTGGATGCCCTTGCCTGTCTCGGTCATAGACAGCTAGTAATTTGACTGCACGGGTCTGATAACCCGATTCTTCATACACTTCTCTTACGGCTACCTCGCTAGGGGAATCGCCAATATCAGCCCATCCCCCTGGTAGGGTCCAGCAGCCATCCCATCGTTCTTTGACAAATAACAGCGCATCGTCGCGAAACACTGCTCCACGCACATCAACTTTGGGGGTAGCGTATCCTATTTCGTCAGCAAACAAATCGAGCACATAGCTTGGTTCCCGATTTGAGTAAGTAGCCATGATTTCAGCAGCGATCGCCCGTAGCGTCTTGTAGCGCTCAATATCGAAAGGATTTTCGGTAAACGTCAGACCATTCTGAGCGATCGCCTGTAACTTTTTTGCCCATTCCAGCCACTTGGTGTCCACAACTTTACTCCCAGTTTGATCGAGCCGCTTTTACTGCTTCAGCCATTGAAAACAAGCTCAATTTAACTGGTTTTAGTAGGATTAGCAAAAAAATTGAGGATGAACATAAAATCTATCCCCAACCCTTGCCAAATAATGCTGACATTAGCTAGCGCCGCCATGCCAAAGACTTGATTTGTTAAACAGGAAACGGCGCAATTAATCGTGAGTATTTTCTTTATTCGTTGCCAGTCGCCTGATCCACCAAATTTTTCGCCCCTTCTACGGCTTTTTGGACTGGATTCTCACCTGGATTGGCTTGTTTGTATTCCTTTAAATTTTCTTCGTAAACCTTATCAGGATCTTCAGCTGCTTTGATTTGCTCTTCGTAAGCCTGTTCTCGACTGCTACCAGCTTTATTAGCAGTTTGACTCTTTTGCTCCATCTGCTCCATCTGAAGCAGTTTCTTACCCTCAGTTGAGACTGGTGCTGCTAAACTCGGCTGCTGGATAAAAACAAATAAACTTGACAAAATGGTCAAACTAAACATTCCTAGGATCAAAATGCGCTTACGAAATGTTTGCGTTAAGACTGAGAAAATCTGCAGCATATAAAATTCCTCCTGATTGCCCTTTGTTATACCTGATATTGCGCCAGTTTTCATAATTACCAACGCAACTTTAAATTCAACGCTCAAAGGAATCCTACGTGGCAAAGCTAAGCAGTGCCTTCTACCCAAGGGTACATTGCAGGGGTGAGTAATTAGGGGCGAGGGGCGAGGGGCGAGGGGATTTTAGATTTTAGATTTTGGATTTTGGATTACACTCTTGCTTCCCCTGCTCCCCCTGCTTCCCCTGCTCTCTACTTAGGCATCATCTAGGGCTGCGATCCCAGGCAATTCCTTGCCCTCCAGCAGTTCCAAACTTGCGCCGCCGCCAGTGGAGATGTGGCTCATTTGATCGGCTACACCTACCTTTTCCACGGCTGCCACCGAGTCACCGCCACCGATAATTGTGGTAGTGCCTTGCTTAGTGAGGTCGGCAAGGGTACGGGTGATCGCTTCGGTTCCGACTGCAAACTGATCGAACTCAAATACGCCCATCGGTCCATTCCAAATCACTGCCTTGCAATTTGCCAGCGCATCCTGGAACATTTTCACTGAGTCTGGACCAATATCCAAACCCATACCATCATTGGGAATGTTGTCAATACTGACTGTTTGGGCATTAGCATCCGCTGCAAACTTATCAGCAACTACCACATCTGTAGGCAACAACAGGTCAACACCGCGCTCTTTCGCCTTGGCTTCCAAGGACTTCGCTAGTTCTAACTTATCGTCTTCCACTAGCGACTTCCCGACATTGATGCCACGGGCTTTGTAGAAGGTGAAAATCATTCCACCGCCTAGCAGTAGCTTGTCACACTTCTCCAATAGCGTTTCAATCACGCCAATTTTACTGGAAACCTTAGATCCGCCAATAATTGCTGCCAAAGGACGTTGAGGATTTTCAATCGCGCTTTGCAGGTACTGTAATTCCTTCTCAATCAAGTACCCAGCCACAGAAGGACTGAGGTAGTGAGTTACGCCCTCGGTAGAAGCATGGGCACGGTGTGCCGTCCCAAAGGCATCATTCACATACACATCCGCATTTGCGGCTAGCTGTTTGGCAAACTCTGGGTTATTTTTCTCCTCTTCTGGATGAAAGCGAACATTTTCCAGCAACAAGACCTGACCATTTTGCATCGCTGCTACTTTAGCCTTGACCTCGTCACCGATGCAGTCATCGCACTTAATCACCTCTTGACCGAGTAATTCTGAGAGACGTTTGGCAACCGGAGTGAGGCGTAGCTTGTCATCTACACCCTTAGGTCTGCCGAAGTGACTGCACAGTATTACTTTGGCTCCCTTTTGAATTAAATCTTGGATAGTGGGAAGGGCAGCGCGAATACGAGTATCATCTGTGATATTCCCTTGATCGTCCAGCGGCACGTTGAAGTCTACCCGCACCAATGCGCGTTTACCTGATAAATCTGACGAGGATAAATTTGCTAAAGTTTTTTTGGACACTGTGCCAACCTCCTAATTGCGTTTTTATGCAAATCAACCTTTTAGCGCCGTCCACATTCTACCGGAGCCTGGGTATCAGAGGTGCCTACGATGTTTAAGACTGTTTTGTTTCCGATCGATCAAAGCCGGGAGGCAAGGGAAGCAGCGGAGGTGGTTGTCGATATCGTGCAAAAGTACGACAGCCACCTAGTGCTACTGTCAGTGGTGGAAATTGCGGACTCAGAGGCATCTGCAGATGCTGAACCAATGGCTTCACCCGATCAAGTTGCACAGCTACTCCAAAATGCCCAATCTCTATTCACTCAGCAAGGAATTCAGGCTGAAACGATTGAACGGGAAGGTAAACCCGCTTTTGTGATTTGTGATGTAGCAGATGAAATTGGTGCCAATTTAATTGTCATGGGCTGTCGAGGATTAGGATTAACTGAAGAGGGGATGACTGACAGTGTTACCAATCGAGTGATTAATCTGTCTCCCTGTCCCGTTTTAGTTGTTCCTTAAGTAGGGACGAGGCACGAGGGGAATTTTTTGCCTACTCCTCCTGCTCCCCCTGCTCCCCCTGCTCCCCCTGCTCCCCCTGCTCCCCCTGACAATGACAACTCCTCCAATCCAGTGGTACCCCGGTCATATTGCCAAAGCAGAGAAGGCGCTGAAGGAACAACTGAAGCTTGTAGATGTGGTGCTGGAGGTACGGGATGCCCGAATTCCTCTGGCGACACATCACCCCCAAGTGCGAGAGTGGGTTGGTAGCAAGCCCCGCGTATTGGTCCTGAACCGGATGGATATGATTCTGCCCCAAGCGCGTCAGCTGTGGACAAAGTGGTTTAAGCAGCAGGGGGAGGAGCCTTATTTCACGAATGCTCAAGATGGTAAGGGCGTGGCAGCTGTGGCAAAGGCGATGCAAGCAGCAGGGGTAGAAATTAACAACCGGCGGCGCGATCGCGGTATGTTACCCCGTCCCGTCCGTGCTGTTGTCGTTGGCTTTCCCAATGTCGGCAAATCAGCACTGATCAATCGGCTATTGAACCGAAGAGTTGTAGAAAGTGCTGCTCGTCCTGGTGTGACACGGCAGTTGCGTTGGGTAAGAATCTCCGATCAACTGGATTTATTAGATGCTCCTGGTATCATCCCTGGTAAGTTGGGCGATCAATCAGCTGCCTTAAAGTTGGCCATCTGTGACGATATTGGTGATGCCTCCTACGACAATCAACGAGTCGCAGCTACCTTAATCGATTTGCTCAAAAATCTAGATGCTAAAGCAGCTAAGCTGTTACCAGAAAAACCCCTGAAATCCCGCTACGAAATGGACCCCACAACAATTACAGGCGAAGACTACCTGCATGCTTTGGCTGAACAACGCCACAAAGGGGATGTCGAACGCACAGCAAGGCAGATATTGACGGATTTTCGCAAAGGGTTACTAGGGGCGATCGCTTTGGAAGTACCACCTATGTGACAGTTTAGAAGTAAATTAGCGGTAGGTACACCTGAAAGCAGCTACCACGCCCCAATTGACTGCTGACTGTAATTTTGCCTCCGTGCTGTTGAGCAATCACTTGGGCGATCGCTAATCCCAATCCCGAACCCTCTACTTGGCGAAACCGAGCTTTGTCAGCTCGCCAAAACCGCTGGAAAATGAATGGCAGATGTTCTGGGGCAATTCCGACACCTGTATCTTCCACCTGTACAACCGCAACCCAATTCCTTGTGGTTACAGAAAGAACCACACTTCCCTCTGCTGCTGTGTATTTGAGAGCATTCTCTAGTAGGTTGGAAAATAAACGCTTCAGTTGAGCAGCATCGCCTTTGACTGATATTCCAACTAACAAACTAGATGTAAAAGTAATTCCCTTGGCTTTGGCTTGAGGCTCAAATAGGTGCACTAAATCCTTTAGCAGCTTGTCCAAAGGGAGAGATTTCTGCATCACAGATGGGGGTGCCACAGTAGCATCAGAGCGAGCTAGAAATAATAAGTCTTCTGCTAAAGCAATCAATTGATTGGTAGCACTGGAGATCGCTGCTAATTTTTTGATATCCAAGGGATGAATTCGCTCTGGATGATTCTGCATCACCTCAGTAGCAGTATTAATTGCTGTCAAGGGACTACGCAGCTCGTGGGAAGCATCGGCAGTAAACTGTTTAAGGCGCTGAAAACTTTGCTCAATTGGTTGTAGCACCTGCTGAGTTAACCACATACCGCCAATCCCACTGAAAACTAAAGCCATTGTTCCTCCCAAGCCCAATCCTATACCGAGCTTCTTGACTATGGCTTCTGCTTCCCTAGTAGTTTCACTAGCTCGAATATGACCTTCTAGCCGCAGCGTTTTTCGGTTGGGACTATGGGCGTACACGGCGATAGTAAGGGTACGAATTTGCCCCTGTTGTTGAATAATTTGGGAAGCTGGGTTCAAACGTAAAGTCGAGAAATTAGCTCCCTTTCTCGCTAGGAGTTTGCCTTCAGCATTAAACCATTCCAGGCTTTGACTGCGTTTGAACAGTTCACGCCACGGGACTTCTCGATTCAGGCTTTGCAGACCCTCATTTTCAACCGCCTCTAAACTGGGGACAGCGGCTTGGGCTAAAGTTAGGAGCCGATGATTCAATTGTTGATCGAGACTGCGAGTAAAAAAAACATACACCGCTGCACCCGACGTTGTTAAAATCGCCGCCATCACTGTCAAATAGGACAACAGGAGTCGCGATCGCAGGGATTGAAACATCGGCTGCTTAGGGGTTCGGTTTGAGGCGGTATCCCAGACCATAAACCGTTTCAATGAAATCATTAGGAGCCCCCACTGCTTTCAGTTTCTGCCGCAAACGCTTAATATGAGCCTTCACCGTATCCTCTCCAGGAGGTTCTTCGAAAGACCAAAGGTTGTCTAAAATCGCACTGCGGCTAAA
This window of the Chroococcidiopsis sp. CCMEE 29 genome carries:
- a CDS encoding HAMP domain-containing sensor histidine kinase, with product MISLKRFMVWDTASNRTPKQPMFQSLRSRLLLSYLTVMAAILTTSGAAVYVFFTRSLDQQLNHRLLTLAQAAVPSLEAVENEGLQSLNREVPWRELFKRSQSLEWFNAEGKLLARKGANFSTLRLNPASQIIQQQGQIRTLTIAVYAHSPNRKTLRLEGHIRASETTREAEAIVKKLGIGLGLGGTMALVFSGIGGMWLTQQVLQPIEQSFQRLKQFTADASHELRSPLTAINTATEVMQNHPERIHPLDIKKLAAISSATNQLIALAEDLLFLARSDATVAPPSVMQKSLPLDKLLKDLVHLFEPQAKAKGITFTSSLLVGISVKGDAAQLKRLFSNLLENALKYTAAEGSVVLSVTTRNWVAVVQVEDTGVGIAPEHLPFIFQRFWRADKARFRQVEGSGLGLAIAQVIAQQHGGKITVSSQLGRGSCFQVYLPLIYF
- a CDS encoding O-antigen ligase family protein, whose product is MRLSSYPSRNLHLDEQTLPAWIAILGLVLISSLCVLAGAGGILRLGFPLLSLAVGLFLYLRYPVLYIGFTLWIWFLTPWLRRVVDSRSGWDPQGVMLLAPFLVTLVTFITLVQHLPRACRQGGLPFILALSGVFYAFFIGLILNPPLAAARALLDWLTPILFGFHLFVHWRDYPRFSQNIQRAFTWCVLITGIYGVVQYLVAPEWDRFWIIKTELVTNGTPEPLGIRVFSTMNSPGPFANVMIAGLLLLLNSRDPLRIPASVVGYLVFLLSLVRSAWGGFLVGLFTLLASLKARFQMRLIVIILVMAVCIIPLTAIEPFSEIISTRVESLYNIKDDVSFNERSETYEQKLNIALSNGLGSGMGGIYSINDKGVLGVIVLDSGILDMFFTLGWFGAIPYVGGVTLLLLSLFQGNENRFDSFASAARAISVSVFAQLMFGSVMLGLPGLMLWGFLGISMAARRYYQYQHSVVLEKR
- the ylqF gene encoding ribosome biogenesis GTPase YlqF is translated as MTTPPIQWYPGHIAKAEKALKEQLKLVDVVLEVRDARIPLATHHPQVREWVGSKPRVLVLNRMDMILPQARQLWTKWFKQQGEEPYFTNAQDGKGVAAVAKAMQAAGVEINNRRRDRGMLPRPVRAVVVGFPNVGKSALINRLLNRRVVESAARPGVTRQLRWVRISDQLDLLDAPGIIPGKLGDQSAALKLAICDDIGDASYDNQRVAATLIDLLKNLDAKAAKLLPEKPLKSRYEMDPTTITGEDYLHALAEQRHKGDVERTARQILTDFRKGLLGAIALEVPPM
- a CDS encoding universal stress protein, which gives rise to MFKTVLFPIDQSREAREAAEVVVDIVQKYDSHLVLLSVVEIADSEASADAEPMASPDQVAQLLQNAQSLFTQQGIQAETIEREGKPAFVICDVADEIGANLIVMGCRGLGLTEEGMTDSVTNRVINLSPCPVLVVP
- a CDS encoding phosphoglycerate kinase — translated: MSKKTLANLSSSDLSGKRALVRVDFNVPLDDQGNITDDTRIRAALPTIQDLIQKGAKVILCSHFGRPKGVDDKLRLTPVAKRLSELLGQEVIKCDDCIGDEVKAKVAAMQNGQVLLLENVRFHPEEEKNNPEFAKQLAANADVYVNDAFGTAHRAHASTEGVTHYLSPSVAGYLIEKELQYLQSAIENPQRPLAAIIGGSKVSSKIGVIETLLEKCDKLLLGGGMIFTFYKARGINVGKSLVEDDKLELAKSLEAKAKERGVDLLLPTDVVVADKFAADANAQTVSIDNIPNDGMGLDIGPDSVKMFQDALANCKAVIWNGPMGVFEFDQFAVGTEAITRTLADLTKQGTTTIIGGGDSVAAVEKVGVADQMSHISTGGGASLELLEGKELPGIAALDDA
- a CDS encoding NUDIX hydrolase, whose translation is MDTKWLEWAKKLQAIAQNGLTFTENPFDIERYKTLRAIAAEIMATYSNREPSYVLDLFADEIGYATPKVDVRGAVFRDDALLFVKERWDGCWTLPGGWADIGDSPSEVAVREVYEESGYQTRAVKLLAVYDRDRQGHPPFEHYVYKLFFQCELLGGSPSTSIETDEVGFFGEDEIPELSLTRIMPAQIARIFQHHRNPDLPTDFD
- a CDS encoding serine/threonine-protein kinase gives rise to the protein MIHLYCPQGHENPAGSRFCLHCGNKLDLPLTNGISAGLLLGDRYFIIRQLAQGGFGRTYLAEDTNRFSELCVLKEFAPQAQSTEILQKAEELFEREAGVLYKLQHPQIPRFRELFRVNRDGKGYLFLVQDYVEGETYRALLDTRIQQGKQFSEAEVMHLLLQILPVLDYIHSMGVIHRDISPENLILRSSDQLPMLIDFGGVKQVAVTVVSQFNQPGSGSAISSVTLLGKVGYAPHEQLQKGMVYPHSDLYALAATVLVLLTGKEPPELIDEHTLTWQWRREVNLSPMLGTLLDKMLSPQLGTRYQSAWQVLQVLNSNNTATQPSTPRTQATLAIAPSLVSNTQTSATVASPAPNKLSSSLLPLGKILLMVPLLAGAAGVGWWAVNWLQFQSTLFKGERTEKTAKSSSHPAASPQFSAVEQKRKNQLRDRRQQLAINNKFYIQLVNQAFWDKYPNQRGRNLSVTPEDAELRAEWDNIAAKLLDQLQPLSRESRRRLGSYTAKERDRWRMEVNKLNLSSQALYDLADAAFFERFPQQQGKNFMNQPIAQVWYALAAEKLDALIAGNAFERIGFDSEVIDKRVSGNLKPGEGKAYIAELAKQQVMKLDLQANPQVLISVYSPTGENVLMEDSSDRTWSGTLPEAGFYEFVVVSTASKPMDYQLNITTENHTPPDAATPAPSETGV